The Pongo abelii isolate AG06213 chromosome 20, NHGRI_mPonAbe1-v2.0_pri, whole genome shotgun sequence genome window below encodes:
- the C2CD4C gene encoding C2 calcium-dependent domain-containing protein 4C translates to MRKTNMWFLERLRGSGENGAARGVGSEAGDKASKGPLYSNVLTPDKIPDFFIPPKLPSGPAEGEGQAALGPSTSEQNLAFAAPRQTPRSPRLPAKLAAESKSLLKAATRHVIQIESAEDWPSEEAAAADPQAQGAMSLPSVPKAQTSYGFATLAESPHTRRKESLFHSEHGALAQVGSPGAGRRRAAARANGGDGGPREAGGALMSPGRCFSGGESDTGSSAESSPFGSPLLSRSVSLLKGFAQDSQAKVSQLRHSVGRHGSLSPDDSTPDTSPGSRRRLTRRAPPEPGPDSGQARGEHTVHVGPRGSVRLLAEYQAGQARLRVRLLAAEGLYDRLCDARSINCCVGLCLVPGKLQKQRSTIIKNSRHPVFNEDFFFDGLGPASVRKLALRIKVVNKGSSLKRDTLLGEKELPLTSLLPFL, encoded by the coding sequence ATGAGAAAAACCAACATGTGGTTCTTGGAGCGGCTTCGGGGGTCTGGGGAAAACGGTGCTGCCCGGGGCGTGGGGAGTGAGGCGGGGGACAAGGCCTCCAAGGGGCCCCTGTACAGCAATGTGTTGACGCCCGACAAGATCCCCGACTTTTTCATTCCCCCCAAGCTGCCCTCGGGCCCCGCGGAGGGCGAGGGACAGGCCGCGCTGGGCCCCTCCACGTCGGAACAGAACCTGGCCTTTGCGGCCCCCCGCCAGACCCCACGGAGCCCCCGGCTGCCCGCCAAGCTGGCAGCCGAGAGCAAGAGCCTGCTGAAGGCAGCCACCCGGCACGTGATCCAGATCGAGAGTGCCGAGGACTGGCCGTCGGAGGAGGCCGCTGCCGCCGACCCCCAGGCCCAGGGTGCCATGTCCCTGCCCTCGGTGCCCAAGGCCCAGACGTCCTACGGCTTCGCCACGCTGGCCGAGAGCCCCCACACCAGGCGCAAGGAGTCTCTGTTCCACAGTGAGCACGGGGCCCTGGCCCAGGTGGGCTCCCCAGGTGCCGGGCGCCGCCGGGCAGCTGCCAGGGCCAACGGGGGCGATGGGGGCCCCAGGGAGGCCGGCGGGGCCCTCATGAGCCCCGGCCGCTGCTTCAGTGGCGGGGAGAGCGACACAGGGTCCTCGGCCGAGTCCTCTCCCTTCGGGTCCCCTCTGCTCTCCCGCTCCGTGTCTCTGCTCAAAGGTTTCGCCCAGGACAGCCAGGCCAAGGTGAGCCAGCTCCGGCACTCCGTGGGCCGCCACGGCTCCCTGTCGCCGGACGACAGCACCCCAGACACCAGCCCCGGCAGCCGGCGCCGCCTGACCCGCCGGGCCCCCCCGGAACCCGGCCCCGACTCGGGCCAGGCGCGTGGGGAGCACACGGTCCACGTGGGCCCTCGGGGCAGCGTGCGGCTGCTGGCCGAGTACCAGGCCGGCCAGGCCCGCCTGCGGGTGCGCCTGCTGGCCGCCGAGGGCCTCTACGACCGCCTGTGCGACGCCCGCAGCATCAACTGCTGCGTGGGCCTGTGCCTGGTGCCGGGCAAGCTGCAGAAGCAGCGCAGCACCATCATCAAGaacagccgccaccccgtcttcAACGAGGATTTCTTCTTCGACGGGCTGGGGCCCGCCAGCGTCCGGAAGCTGGCCCTCAGGATCAAGGTGGTGAACAAGGGCAGCAGCCTCAAGCGGGACACGCTGCTTGGGGAGAAGGAGCTGCCCCTGACCTCCCTGCTCCCCTTCCTGTAG
- the LOC134760617 gene encoding keratinocyte proline-rich protein-like, which produces MCSSPSLCRVQFPFPVPSPSLCRVQFPLPVPCAVPFPVPCAVPPSLCRGQFPLPVACAVSFPVPCALPPSLCRVQFPLPVPFPSPVPCAVPLPCAVCRPLPCAVCSSPLPCAVCNSPYLWRVPSPSLCRVQFPFPVPCAVPFPVPCAVPPSLCRVQFPLPCAVCNSPSLCHVQFLLPVACAVPFPVPCALPPSLCRVQFPLPVPFPSPVPCAVPPFPVPCAIPLTCGVCRPRPCAVCSSPLPCAVCNSPYLWRVPSPSLCRVQFPPSLCRVQFPLPVACAVPLLCGVCSSPSLWRVPSPSLCRVQFPLPCAVCSSFSCAVPLSCAVCSSPSLCRVQFPFPVSCAVPLPCAVCSSPSLCRVQFPFPVPCAVPLYPSRS; this is translated from the coding sequence ATGTGCAGTTCCCCTTCCCTGTGCCGTGTGCAGTTCCCCTTCCCTGTGCCGTCCCCTTCCCTGTGCCGTGTGCAATTCCCCTTACCTGTGCCGTGTGCCGTCCCCTTCCCTGTGCCGTGTGCAGTTCCCCCTTCCCTGTGCCGTGGGCAGTTCCCCTTACCTGTGGCGTGTGCCGTCTCCTTCCCTGTGCCGTGTGCACTTCCCCCTTCCCTGTGCCGTGTGCAATTCCCCTTACCTGTGCCGTTCCCCTCCCCTGTGCCGTGTGCCGTTCCCCTTCCCTGTGCCGTGTGCCGTCCCCTTCCCTGTGCCGTGTGCAGTTCCCCCCTTCCCTGTGCCGTGTGCAATTCCCCTTACCTGTGGCGTGTGCCGTCCCCTTCCCTGTGCCGTGTGCAATTCCCCTTCCCTGTGCCGTGTGCCGTCCCCTTCCCTGTGCCGTGTGCAGTTCCCCCTTCCCTGTGCCGTGTGCAGTTCCCCCTTCCCTGTGCCGTGTGCAATTCCCCTTCCCTGTGCCATGTGCAATTCCTCTTACCTGTGGCGTGTGCCGTCCCCTTCCCTGTGCCGTGTGCACTTCCCCCTTCCCTGTGCCGTGTGCAATTCCCCTTACCTGTGCCGTTCCCCTCCCCTGTGCCGTGTGCAGTTCCCCCCTTCCCTGTGCCGTGTGCAATTCCCCTTACCTGTGGCGTGTGCCGTCCCCGTCCCTGTGCCGTGTGCAGTTCCCCCCTTCCCTGTGCCGTGTGCAATTCCCCTTACCTGTGGCGTGTGCCGTCCCCTTCCCTGTGCCGTGTGCAGTTCCCCCCTTCCCTGTGCCGTGTGCAATTCCCCTTACCTGTGGCGTGCGCAGTTCCCCTTCTCTGTGGCGTGTGCAGTTCCCCTTCCCTGTGGCGTGTGCCGTCCCCTTCCCTGTGCCGTGTGCAGTTCCCCCTTCCCTGTGCCGTGTGCAGTTCCTTTTCCTGTGCAGTTCCCCTTTCTTGTGCCGTGTGCAGTTCCCCTTCCCTGTGTCGTGTGCAGTTCCCCTTCCCTGTGTCGTGTGCAGTTCCCCTTCCCTGTGCCGTGTGCAGTTCCCCTTCCCTGTGCCGTGTGCAGTTCCCCTTCCCTGTGCCGTGTGCAGTTCCCCTTTACCCAAGCCGTTCCTGA